The following coding sequences lie in one Phyllopteryx taeniolatus isolate TA_2022b chromosome 4, UOR_Ptae_1.2, whole genome shotgun sequence genomic window:
- the dand5 gene encoding DAN domain family member 5 produces the protein LLVITKLLSGQHPFEARCDIYCCVGIVTPSFHESAASFPFPRNTLEHTGKVSKTEFESSGGGPAGDSVRGLVRVVQLDPRSLAQSGLFGGRSQARSSRPAFPAFLSQGRPGPAPKAPVSPLRRLQAERPADVEHKKRQGLHMWQRAIDKGNKMVVSLPANLKDAKQTCAAVPFIQRVTAEGCSTVTVYNKLCFGQCSSLFVPAEVEPTGKRAPCSRCAPSEARSVTVPLRCGAEVRHRQVMLVEECKCETGREDKNAEEASPHLEALYGSRQN, from the exons ttgcttGTCATCACAAAGTTGCTGTCTGGCCAACATCCTTTTGAAGCGAGGTGTGACATCTACTGCTGCGTGGGAATTGTGACACCTTCCTTCCATGAAAGTGCAG CGTCTTTCCCGTTCCCTCGCAACACTTTGGAGCACACCGGTAAAGTGTCAAAAACCGAATTCGAGTCCTCCGGCGGCGGACCTGCAGGCGATTCTGTCCGCGGCCTCGTGAGAGTGGTGCAGCTGGACCCTCGCTCTCTGGCCCAGTCCGGGCTCTTCGGAGGGAGAAGCCAGGCCCGGAGCTCCAGGCCGGCCTTCCCCGCCTTCCTGTCCCAGGGGCGGCCCGGCCCGGCCCCGAAGGCCCCCGTGAGCCCGCTGCGCCGCCTGCAGGCTGAAAGACCGGCTGATGTGGAGCACAAGAAGAGACAAGGCCTGCACATGTGGCAGAGGGCCATCGATAAGGGAAACAAGATGGTCGTGTCTTTGCCTGCCAACCTGAAGGACGCCAAACAGACGTGCGCCGCCGTTCCTTTCATTCAG cgtgTGACAGCAGAGGGGTGCAGCACAGTCACCGTGTACAACAAGCTGTGTTTCGGCCAATGCAGCTCCCTGTTCGTCCCTGCCGAGGTGGAGCCAACCGGGAAGCGCGCCCCCTGCTCCCGATGCGCCCCCTCCGAGGCCCGCTCCGTCACCGTGCCCCTGCGGTGCGGCGCCGAGGTCCGTCACCGACAGGTGATGCTGGTGGAGGAGTGCAAGTGCGAGACGGGTCGCGAGGACAAGAACGCGGAGGAAGCGTCGCCGCACTTGGAAGCGCTTTACGGCAGTCGCCAGAATTGA
- the LOC133477134 gene encoding tetraspanin-1-like gives MCCGGFLKLMMFIFNGTIFVAGAAVLGVGIWVKVDSNSFMGILDSVEALPPELSQVANVGYLLIGVGAVLLVIGFLGCCGAVKESRCMLLTFFSIVLVIFLIEVAGAVVLLVFKDVAVHVFDSLEGEVQKNLASQYGRDETLTSLWNTTMEGFQCCGFRNYTDFNGSPFQVQSGGFFYPSQCCNGTLIDKTCSLSAADLAAELELVDSCFDKLLLLIKENAVIIAGVALGIAALEIAAMVVSMVLYKQIGTKA, from the exons ATGTGTTGCGGAGGCTTTCTCAAACTGATGATGTTCATCTTCAATGGCACCATTTTT GTAGCAGGTGCTGCCGTCCTGGGAGTGGGCATTTGGGTGAAGGTGGACAGCAATTCCTTCATGGGAATACTTGACAGCGTGGAGGCCCTTCCGCCGGAGTTGTCCCAGGTGGCCAACGTGGGCTACCTGCTCATCGGCGTGGGCGCCGTGCTGCTGGTCATCGGCTTCCTGGGCTGCTGCGGCGCCGTCAAGGAGAGCAGGTGCATGCTGCTGACG TTCTTCAGTATCGTGCTGGTTATATTCCTCATCGAGGTTGCCGGTGCCGTGGTGCTGCTCGTTTTCAAGGACGTG GCGGTGCACGTCTTTGACAGTCTCGAGGGTGAAGTCCAGAAAAACCTCGCCAGCCAGTACGGAAGAGACGAGACCCTGACGTCGCTGTGGAACACCACGATGGAAGGG TTCCAGTGCTGTGGATTCAGGAACTACACCGATTTCAATGGGTCCCCCTTCCAAGTCCAAAGTGGAGGCTTCTTTTATCCATCCCAGTGTTGCAACGGGACGCTCATCGACAAAACGTGCAGCCTATCGGCGGCGGACCTCGCCGCAGAACTGGAG TTGGTGGACAGCTGCTTCGACAAGTTGCTGCTGCTCATCAAGGAAAATGCTGTGATCATTGCGGGCGTGGCTCTCGGAATCGCCGCACTtgag ATTGCTGCCATGGTGGTTTCAATGGTTCTCTACAAGCAGATTGGCACCAAAGCATGA